CCGCGAGCCCTGGCCGTCAGACGGCCAGGCTCTTGCGGCCCTTGCGGCGGCGGCTGGACAGGATCGAGCGGCCGGCACGGGTCCGCATGCGCAGGCGGAAGCCGTGCACCTTGTGGCGGCGACGGTTGTTCGGCTGGTAGGTACGCTTGCTCACGGCTTTTTCTCCGAAGGTTTCGAGGGATGTCCACTCCACAGCGAGATCGGTGCTGGCCCGGATGTCCATTCTTCGGCCGGCACCGCCCGCCCACGTGGCCACCAGGAGGCGGATCGTGGACATGCGGCACCCGTCGACACGGAGCGACCGGCCAACGGTACGCGGTGGGGAAACAGGGGGTCAAACCCGCGACGTCGGCCTGGGGG
This genomic stretch from Nocardioides renjunii harbors:
- the rpmH gene encoding 50S ribosomal protein L34, with the translated sequence MSKRTYQPNNRRRHKVHGFRLRMRTRAGRSILSSRRRKGRKSLAV